A single region of the Bacteroides luhongzhouii genome encodes:
- a CDS encoding ABC transporter ATP-binding protein, whose product MKEFLQLMRRFVSPYKKYIGWAVLLNILSAVFNVFSFTFLIPILSILFKTEGADKVYHFMEWGSGDLADVAKNNFYYYISQMIVDNGPTMALIFLGLFLMVMTLFKTGCYFASSAVMIPLRTGVVRDIRIMVYAKVMRLPMSFFSEERKGDIIARMSGDVGEVENSITSSLDMLMKSPILIIIYFVTLVTVSWQLTLFTIVVLPGMGWLMGVVGRKLKRQSLEAQSKWSDTMSQLEETLGGLRIIKAFIAEDKMINRFTKCSNELRDATNKVAIRQAMAHPMSEFLGTILIVAVLWFGGTLILGQNASIDAPTFIFYMVILYSVINPLKDFAKAGYNIPKGLASMERVDKILKAENKIKEIPNPKPLKGLNDKIEFKDISFSYDGKRDVLKHVNLTVPKGQTIALVGQSGSGKSTLVDLLPRYHDVQEGDITIDGTSIRDVRIADLRSLIGNVNQEAILFNDTFFNNIAFGVENATMEQVVEAAKIANAHDFIMEKPEGYNMNIGDRGGKLSGGQRQRISIARAILKNPPILILDEATSALDTESERLVQEALERLMKTRTTIAIAHRLSTIKNADEICVLYEGEIVERGRHEELIELNGYYKRLHDMQQL is encoded by the coding sequence ATGAAGGAATTTCTACAACTAATGCGACGTTTCGTGTCGCCTTATAAGAAGTATATCGGCTGGGCTGTTTTGCTGAATATTTTGTCTGCTGTATTCAACGTATTTTCGTTCACTTTCTTGATTCCTATTCTGAGTATTCTGTTTAAAACAGAAGGAGCGGATAAAGTATACCATTTTATGGAATGGGGTAGTGGAGATTTAGCGGATGTTGCCAAGAATAACTTCTATTATTACATATCTCAGATGATCGTGGATAATGGTCCCACTATGGCTCTTATATTCTTGGGACTGTTCCTGATGGTAATGACATTGTTTAAAACCGGTTGTTACTTTGCTTCTTCAGCCGTGATGATTCCATTGCGTACAGGAGTGGTACGTGATATTCGTATTATGGTGTATGCTAAGGTTATGCGTCTGCCGATGTCTTTCTTTTCGGAAGAAAGAAAGGGAGATATTATAGCTCGTATGAGTGGTGATGTGGGAGAAGTGGAAAATTCCATCACTAGTTCATTGGATATGTTGATGAAAAGTCCAATTCTGATTATTATATATTTTGTGACATTGGTTACGGTTAGTTGGCAGTTGACACTCTTTACTATCGTTGTGTTGCCGGGAATGGGCTGGTTGATGGGAGTGGTCGGAAGAAAACTGAAGCGTCAGTCATTGGAGGCGCAGTCGAAATGGAGTGATACAATGTCGCAATTGGAAGAAACACTAGGAGGCTTGCGTATTATCAAAGCTTTTATTGCAGAGGATAAAATGATTAACCGCTTCACCAAATGTAGCAACGAGCTCCGGGATGCGACAAACAAGGTTGCCATACGTCAGGCTATGGCTCATCCGATGAGTGAGTTTTTAGGAACAATCCTGATTGTTGCTGTATTGTGGTTTGGAGGTACATTGATTTTGGGACAGAATGCAAGCATCGATGCTCCTACATTCATCTTCTATATGGTTATCTTATATAGTGTAATCAATCCGTTGAAAGACTTTGCTAAAGCAGGATACAACATTCCGAAAGGTCTGGCTTCCATGGAACGTGTTGATAAAATCCTGAAGGCAGAGAATAAGATTAAGGAAATTCCGAATCCGAAACCGTTGAAGGGCTTGAATGATAAAATAGAATTTAAAGATATCTCTTTCAGCTACGATGGTAAGAGAGATGTGTTGAAACATGTAAATCTGACAGTTCCTAAAGGGCAGACGATTGCATTAGTAGGACAATCCGGCTCCGGGAAATCTACATTAGTCGATTTGTTGCCACGTTACCATGATGTGCAGGAAGGCGATATCACTATTGACGGAACGAGTATCCGTGACGTGCGTATTGCTGATTTGCGTAGTCTGATTGGTAATGTAAACCAGGAAGCTATTTTGTTTAATGATACATTCTTCAATAACATTGCTTTTGGTGTGGAGAATGCGACAATGGAACAAGTGGTAGAGGCAGCAAAGATTGCCAATGCACATGACTTCATTATGGAGAAACCGGAAGGATATAATATGAATATCGGCGACCGTGGTGGAAAACTGTCCGGTGGTCAGCGCCAGCGTATCAGTATTGCCCGTGCCATCCTGAAGAACCCTCCGATTCTGATTCTCGATGAGGCTACTTCTGCTTTGGATACCGAATCAGAACGTCTTGTGCAGGAAGCGTTGGAGCGTTTGATGAAAACACGTACGACGATTGCTATTGCCCACCGTCTTTCTACGATTAAAAATGCAGACGAAATCTGCGTATTGTATGAAGGAGAAATTGTGGAACGTGGTAGGCATGAGGAACTTATAGAATTAAACGGTTATTACAAACGCCTGCATGATATGCAACAATTGTAA
- a CDS encoding polysaccharide deacetylase family protein yields the protein MILLSFDTEEFDVPREHGVDFSLDEAMKVSVYGTTRILDCLKKNGVKATFFCTSNFAENAPEVMRRIMDEGHEVAAHGCDHWQPQASDVSRSKEILERLTGRTIEGYRQPRMFPVSDTELERMGYVYNSSLNPAFIPGRYMHLSEPRTCFMTGKLLQIPASVTPWIRFPLFWLSCHNLPMWLYQSLINRVLKHDGYFVTYFHPWEFYPLGEHPEFKMPFIIRNHSGKGMEERLDMLIRNLKEKGYPFMTYSEFAQIKLAELNKPDKK from the coding sequence ATGATATTATTAAGTTTTGATACAGAAGAATTTGATGTACCTCGTGAACATGGCGTAGACTTTTCGCTGGATGAAGCGATGAAAGTATCAGTCTATGGTACGACTAGAATACTGGACTGCCTGAAAAAGAATGGGGTGAAAGCCACCTTCTTCTGTACAAGCAATTTTGCAGAAAATGCGCCGGAGGTGATGCGGCGCATTATGGACGAAGGACATGAAGTTGCTGCGCATGGATGTGACCATTGGCAGCCGCAGGCTTCAGATGTCAGTCGTTCAAAAGAAATCCTGGAACGTCTTACCGGCAGAACGATAGAAGGCTATCGCCAGCCACGTATGTTTCCCGTATCAGATACGGAACTTGAACGAATGGGGTATGTGTACAACTCCTCATTGAATCCCGCATTTATCCCCGGAAGATATATGCATTTATCAGAGCCGCGTACCTGCTTTATGACAGGCAAACTGCTTCAGATCCCGGCTTCTGTAACTCCATGGATTCGTTTCCCGCTATTTTGGTTGTCTTGTCATAATCTGCCGATGTGGCTTTATCAAAGCCTGATAAACCGGGTATTGAAGCATGACGGATATTTTGTGACTTATTTCCACCCGTGGGAATTCTACCCATTGGGTGAACATCCTGAATTTAAGATGCCTTTTATCATCCGCAATCATTCCGGTAAAGGAATGGAGGAACGTCTGGATATGCTTATCCGCAACCTGAAAGAAAAAGGCTATCCTTTTATGACTTACTCGGAGTTTGCGCAGATAAAACTGGCTGAACTAAATAAACCGGACAAAAAATGA